The Rhodobacter sp. 24-YEA-8 DNA segment TCGAGGAATATGGCGACAAGGTCGAGATCGCCTGGCAGGAATCGGTCCCCGAAGGCGCTGATGCCGAACGCGCGATCACCCAGTTCGCGCTGGATGGCTGCAATATCATCTTCACCACCTCTTTCGGCTTCATGGATGCGACCCAGGCCGTCGCGGCCCAGTTTCCCGATATCAAATTCGAACATGCCACCGGCTTCAAACGCGACCAGCCGAATGTCTCGACCTATGACGCACGCTTCTATGAAGGTCGCGCCGTCATGGGCACCATCGCCGGCCATATGACCAAGTCGAACAAGATCGGCTATATCGGATCCTTCCCGATCCCCGAAGTCATCCAGGGCATCAATGCCTCATTCATCCACGCCAAGAAGGTGAACCCCGATGTCAACATGTCGATCGTCTGGGCCTATACTTGGTTCGATCCGGCAAAAGAGGCCGATGCCGCCAAGGCGCTGATCGACCAGGGCGTCGATGTGATCCTGCAGCACACCGATTCCACCGCACCGCTGGCAGAAGCCGCCAAGGTTCCGGGCGTGATCGGCTTTGGTCAGGCCTCGGATATGTCGGCCTACAAGCCCTCGCCCCGCGTCTCGGCGATCATCGACAACTGGGCGCCCTATTACATCAAGCGCGTCGGCGCTCTGATGGATGGCACCTATGAGCAATCGGCGGCCTGGGAAGGCATCGCGGGCGGCGAAGTCGAGATCGGCGAGATCACCGAAGCCGTCCCGGCCGAGGTGAAAGCCGCTGCCGAAAAGGTTCGTGACGAAATCGCCGCCGGCACCTGGCACCCCTTCACCGGCCCGCTGAACAAGCAGGATGGCTCGGCCTGGCTGGCAGAAGGCGAAGTCGCTGATGACGGCGTGCTCGCCACGATGAACTTCTATGTCGAAGGCATCACCGGCGACATCCCGAACCAGAACTGATCGGGCTCACCCCTGAGGCCCGCCGCACTGGCGGGCCTTTTCATTTGCCCGCCGGCTGGCGCTGCGGTTTGTGCAGCGGGCAACATGGCGGGGCCGGGCTTGACTTCTTCTCATGAGGCGCGTTTTACCGGGGCCTGGAAAAACACCTCGGAAAGGGGACTGATGATGCACGCCTATCGCAGCCATACCTGTGCGGGCCTCGCACGCGCCAATGTCGGCGAAAATGTGCGTCTCTCGGGCTGGGTGCACCGGGTGCGCGATCATGGCGGCGTGTTGTTCATCGACCTGCGCGACCATTACGGTATCACCCAGGTGCTGGCCGACAGCGACAGCCCGGCCTTTGCCGAGCTGAACAAGGTGCGCTCGGAATGGGTGATCCGCATCGACGGCCGTGTGAAAGCGCGAGACGAAAGCCTTGTGAACGCAAAGATCCCGACCGGCGAGATCGAGGTCTATGCGACCGGCGTCGAGGTGCTCGGCCCGGTTGACGGCGACCTGCCGCTGCCGGTTTTCGGCGAAACCGAATACCCTGAGGAAACCCGCCTCACCTACCGCTTCCTCGATCTGCGTCGCGAGACGATGCATAAGAACATGATCCTGCGCTCGAATGTCGTGCGCTGGCTGCGCAATTCCATGTGGGATCAGGGGTTCAACGAATTCCAGACCCCGATCATCACGGCATCCAGCCCCGAAGGCGCGCGCGACTTCCTCGTGCCCTCGCGCCTGCATCCCGGCAAGTTCTATGCGCTCCCCCAGGCACCGCAGCAGTTCAAACAGCTGATCCAGGTCGCAGGCTTTGACCGCTATTTCCAGATCGCGCCCTGCTTCCGTGATGAAGACCCGCGCGCCGACCGCTCGCCCACCGATTTCTACCAGCTCGATATCGAGATGTCTTTCGTCACCCAGGAAGACGTTTTCGCGACCGTCCAGCCGGTGCTGCAGGGCCTGTTCGAAGAGTTCGGGGGGGCCGCAAGGTCTATGCCGACTGGCCGCTGATTTCCTATCGCGACAGCCTGAAATGGTATGGTTCGGACAAGCCGGATCTGCGCAACCCGATCAGAATGGTCGATGTGTCCGAGCATTTCCGGGGTTCGGGCTTCGCGATCTTCGCGAACCTCCTGGAGAATGAGGGCACCGAGATCCGCGCCATTCCCGCGCCGACCGGCGGCTCGCGCAAATTCGCCGATCGCATGAATGCGTTTGCCCAGAAAGAGGGCCTGCCGGGCATGGGCTATATCTTCTGGCGCAAGGCCGAAGATGGCTCGACCGAGGCTGCCGGCCCCATCGCCAAAGCCATCGGTGCAGAGCGGACCGAAGCCATCCGCAACTCACTGGGTCTCGATGTCGGCGACGCCGTCTTCTTCCTCGGCGGCAAGCCCGATGTGTTTGAATCGGTCGCAGGCCGCGCCAGGAACGAGATCGGCCGCGAGCTGAAGCTGACCGAAGAAAACAGCTTCCGCTTTGCCTGGATCGTCGATTTCCCGATGTATGAGAAGACCGACGAGGGCAAGATCGACTTCTCCCACAACCCCTTCTCGATGCCGCAGGGCGGGCTTGAGGCGCTGTCGGGCGATCCGCTGAATGTCTATGCCTATCAGTATGATCTGGCCTGCAATGGCTATGAGATCATCTCGGGCGGCATCCGCAACCATAAGCCGGAAATCATGTATAAGGCGTTTGAACTCGCTGGTTACCCGAATTCCGAGGTCGACAAGCGGTTCGGCGGCATGGTCAAGGCGTTCAAATATGGCGCGCCGCCCCATGGTGGCTGTGCGGCAGGGATCGACCGGCTGGTGATGCTGCTGGCCGATACCACCAATATCCGCGAGGTTATCATGTTCCCGATGAACCAGCGCGCCGAAGACCTGCTGATGAACGCGCCTTCTGATCCGACGAATGATCAGCTGCGCGAATTGCGCCTCAGGGTGATCCCGAAGGACGCATGATGTATCAGACCACGGTCCCCGTCTTTCGCCATTCCCTTTCGCGCATTGCGGATATGGTGGCGATTGCGGGGCCCGAGGCGCTGGATCAGCCCTTCCAGGACATGACGGCCCGCCAGCGATTTTCCATCGCGGCGGGCCTTTCCATTGAGATCTGCTTCCCATTGGCAGGGCGAGAGCTGCCGGATTTGCCAGAGGCGCTCGGGCCGCGTCTTGCAGTGGCGCGGGCCTTGCTGGGCGGCATGAAGCCAACCGAGTTTGACCCCGACCCGTCTCGCAGGATCCGGCGGCAGATCAACGGGATTCCCCTGGATCTTTCCGCCGGAAACTTCCTGCACCTCTTTGGCATGCCCTCGTTTTACTTCCAGATGGCGCTTGGCTATGCCGGGCTGCGGGCGGCGGGTGTCACCCTGAGCGAGGCGGATTTCAACGGGTTCGGCGCTCCATCACCCTAAGGCCAGTCATGCTCTGAAAATCAGTCCAGATCCCGTGACTTCTTGCCCGCGGCAAGGACGCTGCCTAGCCTCGCTCCGGACAGTCAGCGGAGGGCGGGCAATGCAGAATGATCAGACCAAACCGGGGCCGGTCTGGGGCGAAGCCCTGCCCGACTGGACGCCGCCGCCATCGCCTGCGAGTCTCGCACTCGAAGGGCGCAATGTGCGGCTCGAGCCGCTTTCGGCCTGGCAACATGCGGCCGAGCTTCATGACAGTTTCGCCGGCCATGACCGGCTCTGGGACTATATGGGCTACGGGCCTTTCGCCACGGCTGCGGATTATCACCGCTGGACCGAAGCCTCTGAGGGCGACAGGGATCCGTATTTCCTTGTGCTGCGCGATCTGGAAACCGGGCGGGCCAGTGGGGTCGCCTCTTTCCTGCGGATCGCACCGGATAGCGGGTCGGTCGAGGTGGGCCATATCTGCATTTCACCCGTTTTGCAGCGCAAGGTGGCGGTGACCGAAGCGATGCATCTGATGATGGGCTGGGCCTTTGCCGCCGGGTATCGTCGCTATGAGTGGAAATGTAACGCGCTGAACCTGCCCTCGCGCAGCGCGGCGCAGCGGCTGGGCTTCAGCTTTGAAGGGGTCTTCCGCCAGCATATGATTGTAAAGGGTCACAGCCGCGATACGGCCTGGTTCTCAGTAATCGACAAGGAATGGCCAGCGCTGGAGGCAGCGCATAAGGCCTGGCTTGATCCGTCAAATTTCGACATCGAAGACCGGCAGAAGACCCGCCTCTCGGATCTGACACGCCCTTTGCTGGCGGTCCGGGATCCCGGGCTTTTGTGAACCGGGACGGATCTGAACGAGGGAACGAAACGCAAGAGCGGGTATCGGAAGGGCCCGAGCCCGGACCGGCCTGAGCCTTTGCCAATGCCAGGTCGCATGCGCGTTTGCGCCTGGTGCTTTCCTGCGGACGGTTATAACACTCGCTCGTCTTTTAAGCGGCTGCCCTGTGGTAGAAGTCTTGCACGGACCGGCGTAACCCATTGCAAAATATTCGTTTTCTAAGAACATCAGCGTCAATCTCATGTAACCGGTGCCCTCCCTCATCTCCATGCGATTTTTGCAGCCGCCTTCCCGGGCCAGCAGCCGGAGAAACCATCCACCCGGCTCTCGCGGAAGACGGCCCCTCATGCCCGGCCCCCTCAGACCCAGCCCTGCCGCGTGCTGCCGGAGCTTTTACCAGGTGGCAGGAAAGCCGGCATCTGCCGGATCTTTTCGCTGAGGATCGCCCGGATAGGACCGGGATCGCCATTGCGGCTGACCGCTTCGGCCGCGGATTTCAGCGCCTCATCGCCACTTTGCAGCGCGAGGCCGGCCAGAAATCCGCGCAGCCAGTCGCGGGTGGCCTGTGCTGTGGGGGCATGCTGCAATCTGGCCTCGGCAAGCCGCAGATCATCGCGCAGCGCCATCGGATCGGGTTCCACAGCAGCGGGGTCGCCCCCACCGCCAGGCGCGCCGCGCAGATGCCGGTCGCACAGATGCGCCAGAACTGCCGCCTGAAACCCGGCAAGATCGGGCAGCGGCTTGCCGAGATAGCCCGCGGCCCCCGCCCGCATCGCCCGCGTCATCCCGTCGCTGTCGGCGCTGGTTCCCAGCACCACCGGCCCGCCTGTCCCGCTCAGGCCGCTGATCAGATCTTCGCCCCGCCCATCGGGCAGACCCAGATCGACAATCATCAGATCCGGCCGGTAGATCCCCAGATGTGAGGCCGCAGCCGCCAGGCTTTCCGCCCGCCTGAGACGCGCGCCCGAGCGCTGGTACATCAGCCGCAACGCCTCGCTGGCAAAGCGGCTGTCTTCCACCGCAAGCACCGTCAGCCCCCGCAGGGGCAGCGACAGGGCGACAGGCAGAAGACCGGGCAATACAACCGGACTGGCGGGAAGACGGCTGGCCATAGGGCTGATCCTTTCGCGGCGGCGGTCGGGGTGATTCTCTCCCTCCAGCCTCGCAGATCTCTGATGAAGCCTGCGTTAACAGAGGCCTCTCTCCCCCTTGCCCCGCCCTGCCCCGGCGCGCATAAGTCCAGGAGACCCTACATGAAGCAGGAGAAGCCGATGATCGGACGTCTGAACCATGTCGCCATTGCCGTGCCCGATCTTGAAGCCGCCGCGCGCCAGTATCGCGACACGCTTGGCGCAAAAGTCGGCGCCCCTCAGGATGAACCCGATCATGGCGTGACGGTGATCTTCATCGAATTGCCGAATACCAAGATCGAACTGCTGTATCCGCTGGGCGAAAACTCTCCGATCAATGGCTTTCTGGAAAAGAACCCTTCGGGCGGCATTCACCATATCTGCTATGAGGTCGAGGATATAATCGCGGCCCGTGACCGGCTGAAGGCGCAGGGTGCGCGGGTGCTGGGCAATGGCGAGCCGAAGATTGGCGCCCATGGCAAACCCGTCCTTTTCCTGCATCCCAAGGATTTCAACGGCTGTCTTGTGGAGCTTGAACAGGTATGAACCTCACCTCTGGCGTCGTCCTCTTCGCGGTCACCTGGTTTCTGACCTTCTACATCGTGCTGATGCTGCGCACCCGCACCCAGGCCGAGGCGGGCGATATCGTTCCGGGCACCCCCGCCGGGGCGCCGGCCGAAGAAAATATCGGCCGCTCGGCCCTGATCGCCACGGGCTTTGCACTGGTGATCTGGGGGGCGATGGCGGCGGTGATCCTCTGGGGCGGCATCACCATCGAAGACCTTGATTTCCGGGGTATTCTGGAGCCGAAAGACAGCGTGCAAACGCCGGCATCCTGACAGGCCCACACCGCGCCCAAGCGGTGGAAAGCAGAAGTGTTCCAGGCCATTCCCATGAAGGGCGCGGCCTGGATCAGCGCAGACAGGACAAAAATCAGCGCGGCCGGCAGCGCCTGAGGGGGATCAGGCCGGCCCGAGCCCCCATTGCACCACCCGCGCAGGATCCGGGCGCGGCCGGTCGGGAAACGCATGCGCGGCTGTGCCGATATGGATGATGCCCGCCACGGTCTCGGCGCCCTGGCAGCCAAAGGCCCGCGCCCGGAACACCGCATCATGTGCCGGCCAGCCGCTGAGCCAGTTCGCCCCCCAGCCCGAGGCCGTCGCCACCGACAAAAGCGACATGCACAGCGCGCCCGCAGACAGCACCTGCTCTTCCACAGGGATCTTATCCGAGGCTTTCGGCGCGGAAATCACCACCACCGCCAGATGGCCGCGATCATACTGGCCGCGCCCCTTTTCAAGTTTTTCCGCATCCGCTCCCATCTCTTTCGCCCGTGCCTCGGCCAGATCGGCGAGGCGGGTGAAATCGGGTTTTTCCAGCACGATCAGGCGCCAGGGCTCCAGCTTGCCATGATCGGGCACCCGGAGCGCCAGCTGCAGCATCGCGGTCAGCTCGTCCCGCGACGGCACCGGCGGGTTAAACATCCTGGCCGGCTGCGACAGGCGGGTGGCCAGGAAATCCAGCGCGGCGGTGTTTTTGTTGGTCATCATGCTCTCCTTTGCGGTGCAGCCCCCTGTCACGGCCAGCCGGAAAGCGCGGACGGTCGGGGGAATCTGACCGGCGGACCTTGCCGTCATTTGCCGATGAGGTGAAGCCTTGCTGTGACATCACCCCGGCGCGGCAAAGCGCGCCTCGTGATCGAGCAGCCATCGCTTGCGTTCCAGCCCGCCAGCATAGCCCGTCAATGCGCCATCCGCACCGACAAGCCGGTGGCAGGGCAGGATCAGGTTGAACGGGTTGCTGCCATTCGCACGCCCCACTGCCCGCGCCGCGCCCGGCCTGCCGATCCGGAGCGCCTGTTCGCCATAGGTCACCGGTCTGCCGGGCGGGATGCGGCGCAAGGCCGCCCAGGCGAGGTTCTGGAACGGGCTGCCCGTCAGACAGACCGCGATCCCGTCTGTCGCCGCCAGATCGCCCGCGAAATAGGCCTCCACCGCCGCAGCCACCCGGCGCGGGATCGCCCCGGGTCGCAGATTGACCGGCCCGATGCGGCGCGAGAGCAGCCGGTGCAGCCGGTCCTCATGGTCCGCATATTCCGATGCCATCAGCCCGCCCGTCGCATCTGTGACCATGATCAGCGCACCCAGCGGGGTCGCGATGCTGCCGATGGTCAGCGCAGCGGCAGACTTACCGGTCAGGTCAGTGGTCGGATCTCCGGTCTGATCATCGGGCGTCATGGAAGATGATCCCAAGTGTATGCCTTTGCCCGGAGCGAATGCGGCTGACGCCATGACGAAGGTTGACACGGTAGCTGCCTCTTGTGCCCTCGACCGGCCGGTTATGCACCGCAAATGCGACCGCGTCACCCTGCGCCAGTGGCACCACCTCGGCCCGGCTCTGCATCCGGGGGCGTTGCTCGGTCAGCACAAACTCGCCGCCGGTAAAATCGCGCCCCGGCTCGGACAGAAGGAAGGCCACCTGGATCGGGAAGGCCAGATCGCCATAGAGATCCTGATGCAGGCAATTGAAATCGCCCGGCCCATATTGCAGGAGGAGCGGTGTCGGACGTGTCTGGCCGGCCTCATGGCAGTCGCGCAGGAAATCCTGATGGCGATCCGGATAGACCCGCCCTGCCCCCAGACGCGCGCTCCAGTCATTCGCAAGCCCGGCGAGATGCGGATAAAGCGCGCTCCGCAGCCCCGCGATCAGATCCGGCAGCGGATAGCGGTAATACTTGTATTCGCCCCGGCCAAAGCCATGCCGTGCCATGTGGATATGGCTGCGAAACGGCGCCTCTGCACCATAATCCCCGGCAAGATCCGCGCATTCCCCGGGTGAAAGAAGCCCTGGCAGAACCGCGCAGCCAAAACTGTCCATCCCGGCGGCAAAGGCGGCCCAGTCATATTGGCGCAGCCTGTCCACAGCGCCGGATGCGACATCAGGCGCGGGAACGGGCGAAGTGCTGACCTCAGACAGACCGCTCACAATCCACCCTCCTTTTCCAGCAGCGCGCGTTTGCGGGCAATGCCCCAGCGATAGCCCGACAGCGCGCCATCATTGCGGATCACGCGATGACAGGGGATAGCGAGCGCGATCCGGTTGGCGCCGCAGGCCTGGGCGACCGCACGCACCGCTTTTGGCGCGCCGATGCGGCGGGCGATATCGGCGTAAGAGGCGGTCTCTCCCGGCGGGATCTGCCGCAACGCCTGCCAGACCCGTTCCTGAAACGCGGTGCCCCGAATATCGAGAGGCAGATCAAACCCGGTCTGCGGCGCCTCAACCAGGCCCGCAACCCGGGCCACCAGCGCCTCGAATTCCGGGTCATCACCGATCAGCCTGGCGCGGGGAAAGCTGTCCTGCAGATCCCGGACCAGCGCCTCGGGGTCATCGCCCAGGGTAATGGCGCAGATGCCCCGGTCACTTTGCGCAACCAGGATCGCGCCAAGGCTGCTCGCCCCGACCGCAAACCGGATCTCGGCATCCTTGCCGCCATTGCGAAAAGCCGTCGGGGTCATGCCAAGCGCCGCGTCCGAGCCTTCGTAAAACCGGCTGCCAGAGCCAAAGCCCGCGCCATAGATCGCGCCGGTCACGCTGCTGCCCTTGTCGGCCAGCTCGGCCCGGACCTTGCGCCGGCGATGCGCGCTGGCCCATTGCGCCGGGGTCAGCCCGGTCACTGCCCGGAACTGCCGGTGGAACCACCAGGGGCTCATGCCGATCTTTGCTGCCAGATCCTGCAGCTTCGGCACCTCTTCGGAGGCCTCGATCAGCCGGCAGGCGGCGGCGACCAGCGCGGCATTCGCCTCGGTCACCGAGGGCCCACGCGGCGCGCAGCGCTGACAGGGGCGGTAGCCCGCCGCCTCCGCCTCATCCGGAAGATCGAAAAAGCGCACATTTTGCGGCTTCGCCCTGCGCGAGGGGCAAGAGGGGCGGCAATAGACGCCCGTGGTCTTTACCGCATAGACAAAGCGGCCATCAGCCGCCGCCTCGCGTGCCACCACGCTCTGCCAGCGCGGATCCTGTTCGGTCGCAGACGTGGTTGCGACAGCTGAATTACGGGTCGTCATCATGATGCCCCTCATGGTCCTGCTCATTACAGGATCAGATTAACCCCGTCATCCGGCATCCCCACTCCGATCCTTGCGGTCAAATTCGCGAGGTCTGACCCGGTCGGAAAATGCGAAGGATGCTGGCCTCAGAGCATAGCACAGGATCCGAACCGGAATGTACCTCCGGATCTGTGTCGCAGCCCGTATTGCGGTCTTCACCCTTGCCCGCTGCAGCGGTCAGGGGCTGACTGGCCGGAAGAGGCCGTGCGGCTGGCGCGGATCGCGGGATCCCGGCAAGGGCCGCTGGTGGTGGCCGGAGATGAGGTGTGGTCAGGGTTTCGGGCGGATCAGGTCGCTGACCTCAGGTAGCTGGCAGAACGAATCCCGTACATCGTGCAAGAGATTTGTACGAGCGCTTCGCAAATACGGTCATTTCGGTCGCGTAGTTTCCTGCATCGTCCGGCATCATCTCTTTGACGCAAAATGCCAAGATGCTGATATACAGGTATAAAATGGTGATCCCGACAGGACTTGAACCTGTAACCTGCCCCTTAGGAGGGGGCTGCTCTATCCAGTTGAGCCACGGGACCGTCCGCGCCTTCAATGCACAAAATCCCACGTCATGGCAACCTCCCGGGCTGACCAGGACGTGGGTTTTCTGCGGCAATGTGCCTTTGAGGGGTCAGACCGGCTCGAGAAGCCCTCTGCCCTTCAAAAGCGCCTCCACCCCCGGCATGGCGCCGCGGAACTTCAGATAAAGCTGTTCCGGGTCTTCCGAGCCACCGGCCGAGAGGATGTAGCGTTCAAGCTTTGCCGCCATTTCCGGATCAAAGGCATTGCCGGTCTCTTCAAAGGCAGCAAAGGCATCGGCATCCATCACTTCCGACCACATATAGCTGTAATACCCCGAGGAATATCCATCGCCGGAAAACACATGTGCAAATTGCGGCGTGGCATGGCGCATCGGGATCGCATGGGGCAAGCCGATTGCGGCAAGCACCTCGGCCTGTTTCTGCATCGGATCCTGGGGCGCGGGGCCGGAATGGAATTCCAGATCGACCAGAGCCGAGGCGAGGAACTCGACCGTGGCAAAGCCCTGATCCCAGGTCGAGGCCCCTAACAGCCGGTCGCGCAGATCTGCGGGCATCGCTTCGCCGGTCTGGTAATGGCGGGCATATTCCTCCAGCACTTCCGGCACTTCCAGCCAATGCTCGTAAAGCTGGCTCGGCAGTTCGACGAAATCGCGCGCCACGCTGGTCCCCGAGATGAAGCCATAGGTCACATCCGACAGCATCTGGTGCAGCGCATGGCCGAATTCATGGAACAGGGTCCGCGCATCGTCATAAGACAAGAGGCACGGATCTCCCTTGGCAAAGTTGCAGACATTGACCACGACGGGGCGCTGATCACCGCCAAGCCTGCGCTGCGACCGGATCGCCGAACACCAGGCCCCCGACCGTTTCGAACCCCGCGCGAAGTAATCGCCAAGGAAAACCGCGATATGGCGGCCGTCACGGGTCACTTCCCAGCCGCGCACATCCGGGTGGTAGAACGGCCCGGAGATCTCGCGGAATTCCAGACCGAAAAGCCGGGTGGCACAGCCGAACATCGCCGCCAGCATCGCATCAAGCGAGAGATAGGGCTTGATCACCGCCTCATCGAGATCATGTTCCGCAAGGCGCCGCTTCTCGGAGTAATAGCGCCAGTCCCAGGGTTCCAGCGGCCCGTCAATGCCATCCGCATGCAGCATCGCCTCCAGTATCTGGCCATCCGCCAGCGCCTTTTTGCGCGCAGGCGCCCAGACCCGCATCAACAGATCCCTGACTGCCTCGGGCGTTTTCGCCATTTCCGGTTCCAGCTTGAAATGCGCGAAATCCGGATAGCCGAGCAGCTTTGCCCGTTCTTCGCGCAAGGCGAGCGTCTCGGCGGCAATGCCACGGTTGTCGGTCGCCCCGCCATTGGCGCCGCGTTGCCCCCAGGCCTCCCATGCCTTTTGCCGCAGGGCGCGCCGGGGCGAGAATTGCAAAAACGGCACGATCAGCGAACGGGAAAGCGTCACCACCGGGCCAAGCCCGCGCTCCGCCCCCGCCGCGCGCGCGGCTTCGACAACAAAACCCGGCAGGCCTTCGAGGTCATCTTCGGCCAGCTCCATGAACCAGCTGCGCTCATCGGCCAGCAGATTCTGGCTGAAGCTGGTGCCAAGGCTCGCCAGCCGCGACTTCACGGCGGTCAGACGTTCCGCCGCCGCGCCATCAAGCCCCGCGCCCGATCTGACAAACATCTGCCGGTAGAGGTCCAGCACCCGCAGTTGCTCTGCGGTCAGTCCCAGATCCGCGCGCGCCTGCCAAAGCGCTTCGATCTTCGCAAACAGGCCCTTGTTATTGGTCACTTCCGAAGAAAATGCGCTCAGCTTCGGCGCCAGATCGCGCTGCAAGGCCTCGCGCGCCTCGTTGGAATCCGCACCGGCGAGATTGTAGAACACCCCCGCCACCTGATCGAGCTCACGCTCTGCCAGTTCCAGCGCCTCGATCACGCCGGCAAAATCCTGCGCCTCGCCGGCGCTGATCGCGCCAATACGGTCCCGCGCCGCCGCCAGTGCCGCATCGAAAGCCGGCGCGAAATCCTCATCCCGGATCTGTTCAAAGGGCGGCAGCCCGAAAGGGGTGTCCCATTTCTCAAGGAGAACATTCATCGCGACACCTCTTTCTTCAGATCCATTCTCTGTCTTTAAATATCCCGCGACAGGCGCCCCGCAAGGGGGGCCGGGGGCGGAGCCCTCTTTCCGGCGGATCCCCCTTTTCACCTGCGGCTGGCAGAGCCCCCCGGCTCAGGCCGCACTGCCAGCCGACGCTCGATCCAGCGCAGCACCAGCGACAGGCCCAGCGTCATCACCAGATACAGCATCGCCGCCACATTATAGGTTTCCATATAGCGGAAATTGGTCGAGGAGGCGACCTTGGCCAATTGCGCGATATCGGTCACCCCCAGCACCGCCACCAGCGAGCTGTCCTTGACCATCGCAATGAAATCATTGCCCAAAGGTGGCAGGATCAGCCGGAAGGCCTGGGGGAAGACCACCAGGCGAAAGCGTTGCCAGCGGCTCAGGCCAAGTGCATCGGCGGCCTCGACCTGGCCCTGATTGACGGCACCGATGCCGGCGCGGAAAATCTCGGCCAGAAAGGCGCTGTAGGCCAGCACCAGCGCAAGGACCGCACGCCACAAAAGCGGGAAGTCACGGGTGGTCAGGGGGTCGGCTCCGAAGAGGCCACCCACGCGGTTCACACCCAGGATCAGCAAAGGCGCCAGCGCGAAGGCCACATATAAAAGCAGGACCATCATCGGAATGCCGCGCATCAGCTCGACATAGAACCTTGCGATCTGCCTGAGCCAGATCCGCTGCGACAGGGCCATCATCGCCAGCACGAGGCCCAGAAGACAGGCACCCGCAAAAGCGGTCAGCGAGACCAGAACGGTGATCCGGATGCCTTCGGACAGCATCACCAGCGCGGCGCGGTAATGTTCATCCGAGAGGATTTCCGCGAAAAGCCACAACAAAAGCCCGCCAAGCGCCAGCAGCCACCAGGGAAAATCCGGCCCGGCTTCCTGCCTGCGACGCCCGCTCACCGGGCCTGGTCCGGCCGCTCTCAGCCGCCATCCCTGGTGTCAAAGAACCATTTGCGGTTCAGCGCCTCAAGGCTGCCATCCGCCTCCATCGCGCTGATCGCCGCATCGAAGGGCTGAACCAGATCCGAGCCTTTCGGAAAGATGAACCCGAATTCCTCTGCCCCCAGCGGCGCACCGATGATCTTCAGCGCCCCGCCCGAGGTATCGACATAGCCATGCGCTGCGGTGCTGTCCGAGAGAACCAGATCGACATCGCCGGCCTGCAGCGCCTGAAGGCCCGCGCCGAAGGTCTCGAATTTCACGATACGCGGGTTTTTCTCGTCGCCATCCAGCACGTCATAGACGCCCACATAAAAGGGCGTCGTGCCGGGCTGCGCCGCCATCAGCAAATCGCTGTCCGCTGCGAATGATGCCGCATCGGTAAAGCGGCTTTCATCGCCCCGGACAACCATCAGCATCTGCGACAGCATATAGGGCTGAGAGAAATCAACCGCTTCCAGCCGTTCCTCCTTGATGGTGATACCGTTCATCGCGACATCATACTGGCCCGCCGAAATCGCCGGGATCATCGCATCCCAGCTCGTATTCTCGTATTTCACCGTCAGGTTCAGCCGTCTGGCGATCTCGGTGACCGCATCATATTCCCAGCCGACAGGTTTGCCCTCGGGCCCGATATATTGCAGCGGCGGATAGGTGTTCTCGGTCGCAACCACGACCTCGCGACCGGCAAGATCCGGCAGCGTCTCGGCCATGGCCATCGGCGCCAGCGCCATCCCGGTCAGAAAAAAAGCAGCG contains these protein-coding regions:
- a CDS encoding BMP family ABC transporter substrate-binding protein, whose amino-acid sequence is MQRRNLLATAAITLGLALSGGAAMAQGLEKVKACFIYVGPIGDGGWTYQHHQGALALVEEYGDKVEIAWQESVPEGADAERAITQFALDGCNIIFTTSFGFMDATQAVAAQFPDIKFEHATGFKRDQPNVSTYDARFYEGRAVMGTIAGHMTKSNKIGYIGSFPIPEVIQGINASFIHAKKVNPDVNMSIVWAYTWFDPAKEADAAKALIDQGVDVILQHTDSTAPLAEAAKVPGVIGFGQASDMSAYKPSPRVSAIIDNWAPYYIKRVGALMDGTYEQSAAWEGIAGGEVEIGEITEAVPAEVKAAAEKVRDEIAAGTWHPFTGPLNKQDGSAWLAEGEVADDGVLATMNFYVEGITGDIPNQN
- a CDS encoding DUF1993 family protein; translated protein: MYQTTVPVFRHSLSRIADMVAIAGPEALDQPFQDMTARQRFSIAAGLSIEICFPLAGRELPDLPEALGPRLAVARALLGGMKPTEFDPDPSRRIRRQINGIPLDLSAGNFLHLFGMPSFYFQMALGYAGLRAAGVTLSEADFNGFGAPSP
- a CDS encoding GNAT family N-acetyltransferase — translated: MQNDQTKPGPVWGEALPDWTPPPSPASLALEGRNVRLEPLSAWQHAAELHDSFAGHDRLWDYMGYGPFATAADYHRWTEASEGDRDPYFLVLRDLETGRASGVASFLRIAPDSGSVEVGHICISPVLQRKVAVTEAMHLMMGWAFAAGYRRYEWKCNALNLPSRSAAQRLGFSFEGVFRQHMIVKGHSRDTAWFSVIDKEWPALEAAHKAWLDPSNFDIEDRQKTRLSDLTRPLLAVRDPGLL
- a CDS encoding response regulator, giving the protein MASRLPASPVVLPGLLPVALSLPLRGLTVLAVEDSRFASEALRLMYQRSGARLRRAESLAAAASHLGIYRPDLMIVDLGLPDGRGEDLISGLSGTGGPVVLGTSADSDGMTRAMRAGAAGYLGKPLPDLAGFQAAVLAHLCDRHLRGAPGGGGDPAAVEPDPMALRDDLRLAEARLQHAPTAQATRDWLRGFLAGLALQSGDEALKSAAEAVSRNGDPGPIRAILSEKIRQMPAFLPPGKSSGSTRQGWV
- the mce gene encoding methylmalonyl-CoA epimerase, which gives rise to MIGRLNHVAIAVPDLEAAARQYRDTLGAKVGAPQDEPDHGVTVIFIELPNTKIELLYPLGENSPINGFLEKNPSGGIHHICYEVEDIIAARDRLKAQGARVLGNGEPKIGAHGKPVLFLHPKDFNGCLVELEQV
- a CDS encoding DUF1467 family protein, with translation MNLTSGVVLFAVTWFLTFYIVLMLRTRTQAEAGDIVPGTPAGAPAEENIGRSALIATGFALVIWGAMAAVILWGGITIEDLDFRGILEPKDSVQTPAS
- a CDS encoding nitroreductase, translated to MTNKNTAALDFLATRLSQPARMFNPPVPSRDELTAMLQLALRVPDHGKLEPWRLIVLEKPDFTRLADLAEARAKEMGADAEKLEKGRGQYDRGHLAVVVISAPKASDKIPVEEQVLSAGALCMSLLSVATASGWGANWLSGWPAHDAVFRARAFGCQGAETVAGIIHIGTAAHAFPDRPRPDPARVVQWGLGPA
- a CDS encoding methylated-DNA--[protein]-cysteine S-methyltransferase, with product MTPDDQTGDPTTDLTGKSAAALTIGSIATPLGALIMVTDATGGLMASEYADHEDRLHRLLSRRIGPVNLRPGAIPRRVAAAVEAYFAGDLAATDGIAVCLTGSPFQNLAWAALRRIPPGRPVTYGEQALRIGRPGAARAVGRANGSNPFNLILPCHRLVGADGALTGYAGGLERKRWLLDHEARFAAPG
- a CDS encoding 2OG-Fe(II) oxygenase, which produces MSGLSEVSTSPVPAPDVASGAVDRLRQYDWAAFAAGMDSFGCAVLPGLLSPGECADLAGDYGAEAPFRSHIHMARHGFGRGEYKYYRYPLPDLIAGLRSALYPHLAGLANDWSARLGAGRVYPDRHQDFLRDCHEAGQTRPTPLLLQYGPGDFNCLHQDLYGDLAFPIQVAFLLSEPGRDFTGGEFVLTEQRPRMQSRAEVVPLAQGDAVAFAVHNRPVEGTRGSYRVNLRHGVSRIRSGQRHTLGIIFHDAR